The proteins below come from a single Bacillota bacterium genomic window:
- the istB gene encoding IS21-like element helper ATPase IstB has protein sequence MLVQPTLEKLRAMHLLGMAEALAHQSQQPDMGRLSFEERLGLLVDEEWTYRQNRRLQRLLKEAKLRLAAVPEDIDYTASRGLDRPTVQTLLRGEWIRSHQSVLISGPTGVGKTFLACALAHAACRQGFSARYYRLSRLLSELALARADGSYPKRLAQLGRTEVLVLDDWGLAPLNPSEGRELLEVIDDRAQRRATIVASQLPIENWHGVIADPSIADAILGDCSETIPHGV, from the coding sequence ATGCTGGTGCAGCCGACCCTGGAGAAGCTACGGGCCATGCACCTGCTGGGGATGGCCGAGGCGCTGGCCCACCAAAGCCAGCAGCCCGACATGGGGCGCCTTTCCTTCGAGGAACGCCTGGGTCTTTTGGTGGACGAGGAGTGGACGTACCGGCAAAACCGGAGGCTGCAGCGGCTGCTCAAAGAGGCCAAACTGCGGCTGGCGGCCGTGCCGGAAGACATCGACTACACCGCGTCCCGGGGGCTTGACCGTCCTACTGTGCAGACGCTGCTGCGGGGAGAGTGGATCCGCTCGCATCAGAGCGTGCTTATCAGCGGGCCGACAGGCGTAGGCAAGACGTTTCTGGCCTGCGCGCTGGCCCATGCGGCGTGCCGCCAGGGCTTCAGCGCCCGCTACTACCGGCTCTCCCGGCTGCTCTCGGAGCTGGCGCTGGCCAGGGCGGACGGCTCCTACCCCAAGCGCCTGGCCCAACTGGGCCGCACGGAGGTGCTTGTGCTGGACGACTGGGGGCTGGCGCCCCTGAATCCCTCCGAAGGGCGGGAGCTGCTGGAGGTGATCGACGACCGCGCCCAACGCCGGGCCACCATCGTGGCCAGCCAGCTCCCTATCGAGAACTGGCATGGGGTCATCGCCGACCCTTCGATCGCCGACGCCATCCTAGGTGACTGCTCGGAAACCATACCCCATGGGGTATAA
- a CDS encoding transposase, with product MLGLRNRQTTFDDITWRQRIPRNSYWWRLHDWAVQNLDESMFAPLFDARTGRPSVSPVHTFLALLIQMEKGYSDREMEQESRFDDRVKLAILAGRDFEGIDAVTLCDHRRRFLQHGVAAAMLERTLASAKQAGLFSPERSQIVDSFLIHGGAAVQDTYTLIRKAVVRVLAVARMHELDGALSAVLKRTDYHEPGKPRIDWDDPEARRQLLQELVDDALALVAAARALSKVPEDLKAMVDLLER from the coding sequence GTGCTGGGTCTCCGAAACCGCCAGACCACCTTCGACGACATCACCTGGCGACAGCGCATCCCCCGAAACTCCTACTGGTGGCGGCTGCACGACTGGGCGGTGCAGAACCTGGACGAATCGATGTTTGCTCCCCTGTTCGATGCCCGCACCGGCAGGCCTTCGGTGAGCCCGGTCCACACGTTTCTGGCGCTTTTGATCCAGATGGAGAAGGGCTACTCGGACCGGGAGATGGAGCAGGAATCCCGCTTCGACGACCGGGTGAAGCTGGCGATTTTGGCGGGGCGGGACTTTGAGGGCATCGATGCGGTGACGCTGTGCGACCACCGCCGGCGCTTCCTGCAACATGGGGTCGCGGCGGCCATGCTGGAGCGGACGCTGGCCTCGGCGAAGCAGGCGGGGCTCTTTTCGCCGGAGCGCTCCCAGATCGTCGACTCCTTTCTGATCCACGGCGGGGCGGCCGTGCAGGACACCTACACGCTTATCCGCAAAGCCGTCGTGCGGGTCCTGGCGGTGGCCCGGATGCACGAGCTGGACGGTGCGCTTTCGGCCGTGCTGAAGCGCACCGACTACCACGAGCCGGGCAAGCCCAGGATCGACTGGGACGACCCGGAGGCCCGCCGACAGCTTCTCCAGGAGCTGGTCGACGACGCGTTGGCCCTGGTGGCGGCGGCGCGGGCGCTTTCGAAAGTGCCCGAGGACTTGAAGGCCATGGTGGACCTGCTGGAGCGA